TTATCAGACTAAAATTGTAAAATTAGTTTCAGAAATTGAGAGTCGTGGTAGGTATGCACAAGTTGTCTAATTTGTTGTTTGTATCGTCTAATATTCATAAATTCAAAGAAGCTAGAGAAATTTTAGACTCATTTGGAATAACAACTAAATTTTTTAAATTAACTTTAGAGGAAATCCAGTCAAACTCAATCAAACAAATTGCAACAAAAAAAGCACAAGATGCATTTTCAAAATGTAATGCCCCTCTAATTATTGAAGACGATGGGTTGCATATTGATTCTTTAGATGGATTTCCAGGACCCTATTCTTCTTACGTCCAAAAAACTATTGGTAACAAAGGAATTTTGAATTTGTTAAAAACATCCAGAGATGCAAAATTTATTTCAACCATTACTTATTGTGATAAAAATAATTTGAAATCTTTTGAAGGGAAACTT
This window of the Candidatus Nitrosomarinus catalina genome carries:
- the rdgB gene encoding RdgB/HAM1 family non-canonical purine NTP pyrophosphatase produces the protein MHKLSNLLFVSSNIHKFKEAREILDSFGITTKFFKLTLEEIQSNSIKQIATKKAQDAFSKCNAPLIIEDDGLHIDSLDGFPGPYSSYVQKTIGNKGILNLLKTSRDAKFISTITYCDKNNLKSFEGKLYGTISKLEKGQGWGFDPIFIPKNQKKTYGELIDKNNISHRYKALKKFSNWYLHTLKYNDQ